One window of Biomphalaria glabrata chromosome 6, xgBioGlab47.1, whole genome shotgun sequence genomic DNA carries:
- the LOC106078793 gene encoding guanine nucleotide exchange protein SMCR8-like isoform X3 — translation MFGEYAQIATYLQQTRDGAPQTAQECLPPYLCPTYSPPQLYNIGREKKNNFEDFILIAEFSELEGPKPVMTIPKEGGAHIDQNAFAVKILAVDFQTSSEGFSITEDAQVLISDTELGIHAFVHHLILYDNTARGFVRPYCITYITTEQRKLLHFYEDISLQFKKAARYLKYGNKIVFVGDLERHLKDLEHTKGYLLNQVSKMRLKDDLNENQVNEARKNAENEMYRTLQTIRQSSTEIKEIISILKPLLNDRRLEAKFRELEDKAFQQTTQAGEDKLSLQDNWFNDLSSIEECDLRSGSLNESKVSPLTLFKPRDYKPLLVETKKAKRFNAPLRGLHELCSWGAKEGLKKFRNIHDHFKKEAMVLDLERNESRMLRPRCTSLSHGHCVTGNFLSDVYMKNVPNCVTNEFEGWSMYSGHQWGSSASLESLDSFKSADDGSLLSLNTFNSAESIHSFLALDISLLAETEYYPDVENFNDINVDKNGPDTSGSPRVSGKSSLKSNLSMLSICKTSDLDFTDSQTIVEDDSEYLFSEKNLVEVNTKVESSTASLSSHTFPKASQCSNIDISSIRETSDVSTHLDSLPNVNSHQVITFKNIMSDKTNHIKCISIPLDIDDSSSIPSDISVNEMNSLESNNTQSALSPSYSDKQFTEELVTFRENLCKSEVPEIKGDGKSKLSTLLDEEDNSKHYVKPGLQFGPFSIASVEEISSVSLTPSSDSYQTPSDYGCSFLKLPNGIPANMSQLAQELNGLRNDYVSKFYVEEDDTARYRAESDTSSAFTEISLRDLFSYRDNASDHNKNHQLQTGKDISDGISKGKQFYEDVDSPVPCASVWKPRCRLYTLGEWISNSSIGKPGSCILEVLSSYQNLHHIIYSLLSGRPVLIAASVRLEQEVIKLVRALTIFVPMTKRKRQNVLEWTSKPLSIVDLAKLKLVGICRPDKRSLDSFIPCAVKKTCCIVDLEKRVIIASPYQGFYISAMMSKRKLFKTDVQYLSYIHWWLMELAAKAFLFFHSFCLSSTGSILYSLSPRDQHDPYSTTEKTESTIMTKLGIRDCDCEIIQHFSELVKLSKIESKICHGTDSGSIVYPFNIQHKVCQTYRC, via the exons ATGTTTGGAGAATATGCTCAAATTGCAACTTACTTACAACAAACTCGTGATGGTGCTCCACAAACAGCTCAAGAATGCTTGCCGCCATATTTGTGTCCTACTTACAGCCCACCTCAACTGTATAACATTGGacgagaaaagaaaaataattttgaagatTTTATATTGATTGCAGAATTTTCTGAATTGGAAGGTCCCAAACCTGTG ATGACCATTCCTAAAGAAGGCGGAGCTCATATTGACCAGAATGCATTTGCAGTAAAAATATTAGCAGTAGATTTTCAGACCTCATCTGa AGGTTTTTCTATAACAGAGGATGCCCAGGTTTTAATTTCAGATACAGAACTAGGCATCCATGCATTT GTACatcatttaattttatatgATAACACAGCCCGAGGATTTGTAAGACCTTACTGTATTACTTACATAACTACAGAACAAAG AAAGCTGTTACATTTTTATGAAGACATTTCCTTACAGTTTAAAAag GCAGCAAGATATTTGAAATATGGCAACAAAATTGTGTTTGTTGGAGATTTAGAGAGACATTTGAAAGATTTAGAGCACACAAAAG GATACTTATTAAATCAAGTCTCAAAGATGAGACTGAAAGATGATTTGAATGAGAACCAAGTAAATGAGGCTAGAAAAAATGCTGAGAATGAAATGTACCGAACTCTACAGACAATAAGACAATCCAGTACTgaaattaaagaaattatttccaTTTTGAAACCATTATTG aaTGATAGAAGATTAGAGGCTAAGTTTAGGGAACTTGAAGACAAAGCATTTCAACAAACTACACAGGCAGGAGAAGATAAACTTAGTTTGCAGGACAACTGGTTCAATGATTTATCATCCATTGAAGAATGTGATTTAAGAA GTGGGTCTTTAAATGAATCAAAAGTCTCTCCTTTGACACTCTTCAAACCAAGAGAttacaaa CCCTTGCTTGTTGAAACCAAGAAAGCTAAACGATTCAATGCACCATTGAGAGGTCTTCATGAATTGTGTTCTTGGGGAGCCAAAGAGGGTctaaaaaaattcagaaatatACATGAT CATTTTAAGAAGGAAGCAATGGTTCTTGATTTAGAAAGAAATGAATCTAGAATGTTGC GCCCTAGATGCACTTCACTATCCCATGGTCATTGTGTCACAGGAAACTTTCTCTCAGATGTTTATAT GAAGAATGTTCCTAACTGTGTTACTAATGAGTTTGAGGGCTGGTCAATGTATTCTGGACACCAATGGGGAAGTTCAGCCTCT TTGGAATCCTTGGATAGTTTTAAATCAGCTGATGATGGATCTCTTTTATCTTTAAATACTTTCAACAG TGCTGAATCTATTCATTCATTTCTTGCTTTGGATATTAGCCTTTTAGCAGAAACAGAATACTATCCAGATGTTGAAAATTTCAATGACATCAACGTGGACAAAAATGGGCCAGACACTTCAGGATCACCTCGTGTGTCAGGGAAAAGTAGCTTGAAGAGTAATTTATCTATGTTAAGCATTTGTAAGACATCTGACCTTGATTTTACTGACAGTCAGACAATTGTGGAGGATGATTCagaatatttattttctgaGAAAAATCTAGTTGAGGTGAATACCAAAGTGGAGAGTTCCACTGCCAGTTTATCAAGCCACACATTTCCAAAGGCTTCACAATGTTCAAACATTGATATCTCTAGCATTAGGGAGACGTCTGATGTTTCTACTCATTTGGACAGTCTCCCTAATGTGAACTCTCATCAAGTcatcacatttaaaaacatcATGTCAGATAAGACAAATCATATTAAATGTATATCCATACCTTTAGATATTGATGACAGTTCAAGTATACCTAGTGATATTTCTGTAAATGAGATGAACTCACTGGAGTCTAACAATACACAATCTGCTCTTTCTCCAAGTTATAGTGATAAGCAGTTTACAGAGGAACTAGTCACTTTCAGAGAAAATTTGTGTAAGTCAGAAGTGCCTGAGATCAAGGGAGATGGTAAAAGTAAATTGTCAACCCTGCTAGATGAAGAGGATAATTCAAAACATTATGTCAAACCTGGCCTCCAGTTTGGCCCATTCAGTATAGCATCAGTAGAAGAGATCTCATCAGTATCACTTACTCCATCAAGTGATAGTTACCAAACTCCTTCAGATTATGGGTGTTCATTCTTAAAGTTACCCAATGGTATTCCAGCAAACATGTCCCAGTTAGCACAGGAATTAAATGGATTGAGGAATGATTATGTTTCTAAGTTCTATGTAGAAGAGGATGACACTGCCCGATACAGAGCTGAGTCAGATACCTCATCTGCTTTTACAGAAATTTCTCTTCGAGACCTTTTTTCTTATCGTGACAATGCTTCTGATCACAATAAAAATCATCAGCTACAGACTGGAAAAGATATATCTGATGGCATCAGCAAAGGGAAACAATTTTATGAAG atgtAGACAGTCCTGTTCCTTGTGCTAGCGTTTG GAAACCTCGATGTAGACTCTATACACTTGGAGAGTGGATAAGTAATTCAAGCATAGGGAAACCAG GCAGTTGTATTTTGGAGGTACTTTCATCTTATCAAAACTTACACCACATCATCTATAGTCTGCTTAGCGGACGTCCAGTGCTGATCGCTGCAAGTGTCAGGCTAGAACAAGAAGTCATCAAACTAGTTAGAGCTTTGACAATATTTGTGCCTATGACAAAAAG GAAACGTCAGAATGTTTTAGAATGGACGTCTAAACCACTTAGTATTGTAGACCTAGCTAAACTAAAGCTTGTTGGCATCTGTAGACCTGATAAAAGATCTCTAGATTCATTTATACCTTGTGCTGTTAAG aaaacatGCTGTATAGTTGATCTTGAAAAAAGAGTTATTATAGCATCTCCTTATCAG gGCTTTTATATCTCTGCTATGATGTctaaaagaaaattgtttaaaaCTGATGTGCAATATTTATCTTACATTCATTG GTGGCTTATGGAACTTGCTGCAAAAgcttttctcttttttcattcattttgtttaagTTCTACTGGCAGCATATTATA CTCTCTGAGTCCTAGGGACCAACATGACCCATACTCTACAACAGAAAAAACAGAATCAACTATTATgacaaaacttggcatcagagACTGTGATTGTGAAATCATACAG catttttCAGAATTAGTGAAACTGTCAAAAATCGAATCTAAAATTTGCCATGGTACAGATTCAG gAAGCATTGTTTATCCATTTAACATTCAACACAAGGTGTGTCAAACATATCGCTGCTAA
- the LOC106078793 gene encoding guanine nucleotide exchange protein SMCR8-like isoform X4: protein MTIYATMFGEYAQIATYLQQTRDGAPQTAQECLPPYLCPTYSPPQLYNIGREKKNNFEDFILIAEFSELEGPKPVMTIPKEGGAHIDQNAFAVKILAVDFQTSSEGFSITEDAQVLISDTELGIHAFVHHLILYDNTARGFVRPYCITYITTEQRKLLHFYEDISLQFKKAARYLKYGNKIVFVGDLERHLKDLEHTKGYLLNQVSKMRLKDDLNENQVNEARKNAENEMYRTLQTIRQSSTEIKEIISILKPLLNDRRLEAKFRELEDKAFQQTTQAGEDKLSLQDNWFNDLSSIEECDLRSGSLNESKVSPLTLFKPRDYKPLLVETKKAKRFNAPLRGLHELCSWGAKEGLKKFRNIHDHFKKEAMVLDLERNESRMLRPRCTSLSHGHCVTGNFLSDVYMKNVPNCVTNEFEGWSMYSGHQWGSSASLESLDSFKSADDGSLLSLNTFNSLLAETEYYPDVENFNDINVDKNGPDTSGSPRVSGKSSLKSNLSMLSICKTSDLDFTDSQTIVEDDSEYLFSEKNLVEVNTKVESSTASLSSHTFPKASQCSNIDISSIRETSDVSTHLDSLPNVNSHQVITFKNIMSDKTNHIKCISIPLDIDDSSSIPSDISVNEMNSLESNNTQSALSPSYSDKQFTEELVTFRENLCKSEVPEIKGDGKSKLSTLLDEEDNSKHYVKPGLQFGPFSIASVEEISSVSLTPSSDSYQTPSDYGCSFLKLPNGIPANMSQLAQELNGLRNDYVSKFYVEEDDTARYRAESDTSSAFTEISLRDLFSYRDNASDHNKNHQLQTGKDISDGISKGKQFYEDVDSPVPCASVWKPRCRLYTLGEWISNSSIGKPGSCILEVLSSYQNLHHIIYSLLSGRPVLIAASVRLEQEVIKLVRALTIFVPMTKRKRQNVLEWTSKPLSIVDLAKLKLVGICRPDKRSLDSFIPCAVKKTCCIVDLEKRVIIASPYQGFYISAMMSKRKLFKTDVQYLSYIHWWLMELAAKAFLFFHSFCLSSTGSILYSLSPRDQHDPYSTTEKTESTIMTKLGIRDCDCEIIQHFSELVKLSKIESKICHGTDSGSIVYPFNIQHKVCQTYRC, encoded by the exons atgacaatatatg ccacAATGTTTGGAGAATATGCTCAAATTGCAACTTACTTACAACAAACTCGTGATGGTGCTCCACAAACAGCTCAAGAATGCTTGCCGCCATATTTGTGTCCTACTTACAGCCCACCTCAACTGTATAACATTGGacgagaaaagaaaaataattttgaagatTTTATATTGATTGCAGAATTTTCTGAATTGGAAGGTCCCAAACCTGTG ATGACCATTCCTAAAGAAGGCGGAGCTCATATTGACCAGAATGCATTTGCAGTAAAAATATTAGCAGTAGATTTTCAGACCTCATCTGa AGGTTTTTCTATAACAGAGGATGCCCAGGTTTTAATTTCAGATACAGAACTAGGCATCCATGCATTT GTACatcatttaattttatatgATAACACAGCCCGAGGATTTGTAAGACCTTACTGTATTACTTACATAACTACAGAACAAAG AAAGCTGTTACATTTTTATGAAGACATTTCCTTACAGTTTAAAAag GCAGCAAGATATTTGAAATATGGCAACAAAATTGTGTTTGTTGGAGATTTAGAGAGACATTTGAAAGATTTAGAGCACACAAAAG GATACTTATTAAATCAAGTCTCAAAGATGAGACTGAAAGATGATTTGAATGAGAACCAAGTAAATGAGGCTAGAAAAAATGCTGAGAATGAAATGTACCGAACTCTACAGACAATAAGACAATCCAGTACTgaaattaaagaaattatttccaTTTTGAAACCATTATTG aaTGATAGAAGATTAGAGGCTAAGTTTAGGGAACTTGAAGACAAAGCATTTCAACAAACTACACAGGCAGGAGAAGATAAACTTAGTTTGCAGGACAACTGGTTCAATGATTTATCATCCATTGAAGAATGTGATTTAAGAA GTGGGTCTTTAAATGAATCAAAAGTCTCTCCTTTGACACTCTTCAAACCAAGAGAttacaaa CCCTTGCTTGTTGAAACCAAGAAAGCTAAACGATTCAATGCACCATTGAGAGGTCTTCATGAATTGTGTTCTTGGGGAGCCAAAGAGGGTctaaaaaaattcagaaatatACATGAT CATTTTAAGAAGGAAGCAATGGTTCTTGATTTAGAAAGAAATGAATCTAGAATGTTGC GCCCTAGATGCACTTCACTATCCCATGGTCATTGTGTCACAGGAAACTTTCTCTCAGATGTTTATAT GAAGAATGTTCCTAACTGTGTTACTAATGAGTTTGAGGGCTGGTCAATGTATTCTGGACACCAATGGGGAAGTTCAGCCTCT TTGGAATCCTTGGATAGTTTTAAATCAGCTGATGATGGATCTCTTTTATCTTTAAATACTTTCAACAG CCTTTTAGCAGAAACAGAATACTATCCAGATGTTGAAAATTTCAATGACATCAACGTGGACAAAAATGGGCCAGACACTTCAGGATCACCTCGTGTGTCAGGGAAAAGTAGCTTGAAGAGTAATTTATCTATGTTAAGCATTTGTAAGACATCTGACCTTGATTTTACTGACAGTCAGACAATTGTGGAGGATGATTCagaatatttattttctgaGAAAAATCTAGTTGAGGTGAATACCAAAGTGGAGAGTTCCACTGCCAGTTTATCAAGCCACACATTTCCAAAGGCTTCACAATGTTCAAACATTGATATCTCTAGCATTAGGGAGACGTCTGATGTTTCTACTCATTTGGACAGTCTCCCTAATGTGAACTCTCATCAAGTcatcacatttaaaaacatcATGTCAGATAAGACAAATCATATTAAATGTATATCCATACCTTTAGATATTGATGACAGTTCAAGTATACCTAGTGATATTTCTGTAAATGAGATGAACTCACTGGAGTCTAACAATACACAATCTGCTCTTTCTCCAAGTTATAGTGATAAGCAGTTTACAGAGGAACTAGTCACTTTCAGAGAAAATTTGTGTAAGTCAGAAGTGCCTGAGATCAAGGGAGATGGTAAAAGTAAATTGTCAACCCTGCTAGATGAAGAGGATAATTCAAAACATTATGTCAAACCTGGCCTCCAGTTTGGCCCATTCAGTATAGCATCAGTAGAAGAGATCTCATCAGTATCACTTACTCCATCAAGTGATAGTTACCAAACTCCTTCAGATTATGGGTGTTCATTCTTAAAGTTACCCAATGGTATTCCAGCAAACATGTCCCAGTTAGCACAGGAATTAAATGGATTGAGGAATGATTATGTTTCTAAGTTCTATGTAGAAGAGGATGACACTGCCCGATACAGAGCTGAGTCAGATACCTCATCTGCTTTTACAGAAATTTCTCTTCGAGACCTTTTTTCTTATCGTGACAATGCTTCTGATCACAATAAAAATCATCAGCTACAGACTGGAAAAGATATATCTGATGGCATCAGCAAAGGGAAACAATTTTATGAAG atgtAGACAGTCCTGTTCCTTGTGCTAGCGTTTG GAAACCTCGATGTAGACTCTATACACTTGGAGAGTGGATAAGTAATTCAAGCATAGGGAAACCAG GCAGTTGTATTTTGGAGGTACTTTCATCTTATCAAAACTTACACCACATCATCTATAGTCTGCTTAGCGGACGTCCAGTGCTGATCGCTGCAAGTGTCAGGCTAGAACAAGAAGTCATCAAACTAGTTAGAGCTTTGACAATATTTGTGCCTATGACAAAAAG GAAACGTCAGAATGTTTTAGAATGGACGTCTAAACCACTTAGTATTGTAGACCTAGCTAAACTAAAGCTTGTTGGCATCTGTAGACCTGATAAAAGATCTCTAGATTCATTTATACCTTGTGCTGTTAAG aaaacatGCTGTATAGTTGATCTTGAAAAAAGAGTTATTATAGCATCTCCTTATCAG gGCTTTTATATCTCTGCTATGATGTctaaaagaaaattgtttaaaaCTGATGTGCAATATTTATCTTACATTCATTG GTGGCTTATGGAACTTGCTGCAAAAgcttttctcttttttcattcattttgtttaagTTCTACTGGCAGCATATTATA CTCTCTGAGTCCTAGGGACCAACATGACCCATACTCTACAACAGAAAAAACAGAATCAACTATTATgacaaaacttggcatcagagACTGTGATTGTGAAATCATACAG catttttCAGAATTAGTGAAACTGTCAAAAATCGAATCTAAAATTTGCCATGGTACAGATTCAG gAAGCATTGTTTATCCATTTAACATTCAACACAAGGTGTGTCAAACATATCGCTGCTAA